The window CAGAATCACCAGTGaaatgatcaaacaaatcataccCACGAAGAACGGAACAAAACTGGAAATTCCATTTGATGAAGTTGTCATCATTCAATTTAATAGTCAACATGCCCAAAAGATTCTCAAGCTTAATCGAATCCAACATGATTACACCAAGATATCTCCAACAATACAACCCAAATGAGAAAAATACCATGAACACAAGGATGAAATAACCCAGATGAAAAATTCAGAATCAACACTCAACAAGAACAAATCAAGATGAACAATATGGTTATTGACCTTGGTTCATCAAGAAGTCAAGAATAATGGCATCAGCCTTTCACATGAGCATATCAAGATTCGACTAAAAAATTATCACAGATTAACAACAAAATACTGTTCTTGGCATCGGCCTTCAGTAGAACAGAAAATACCTATATCAAGATTATAGCACAATCCAAGTAGAAACAAGAGGCAAGAAATCAAGAAAATACCCAAATCAGAATTTCGATTAACTTGTGAAATGAACTGCGAACAAGAACAACATATCGACAAACCGGAGCAGCGGAAGTCCAGAACCTATTGCGCAAGCAAaaattggctctgataccatattaacaccAAAGAATCAAAATCAAAGCTAAAGATGAAGAAACTTGATGAAGACGGAAACCCAAGCTTTTATATTTCTCAGAAATTGTTTTTACAAAGTCGGTTGCAATGAGAGAGGAAAAAGTCTTTTATACTACACTCTGTTAAAATCAACCCTCACACTAAGCACTTGCTGATGTGGCAATTGCTTAGGTGTCTTACATATCCAATAGCTGGCAGGTGGGAGGGGATTGGTTCCTTGGAGCATGGTGGTGTTTCCATTGCTGCAAAAAGATTGCGGTGTTTAACATTGGTAGAAGAAACTTACTAGGATTTATTCAGTCAACCAGGTGGGGTCAAGCCACGTTGACACGATACGATGGTGGGTTGGGGGTTAGAAATTTGGGATTAACCTGTTTTTGGCCTGCCATGGCGTAGGGAAGGTAGCAGCATGCCAGCTTAGTCTTCATccactagtaaaaaaaacactttgcgcgacgcaggttcttcgtcgcacaaagtcaaaaaacgtcgcgcaaaactTTGCTCAACGAACCTTCGTCGCGCGCAAACCGTCGCGGCAAGGCAGTGACATAAggctttgcacgacgaaggggttacatgcgtcgcgcaaagtggcaTAGGtgtctttgcgcgacgtagtcaTGCGTCGTGCAAAGTGACTTCGTGGCTTTGCACGACGTAGCGCAaatcccttttttttgttttcatcaaaaatattttttttttaatttttaataaatattgtaattaaattctaaacaataatgaattaaccaagcaaaagtatttaattataaaatatatgaaaatgtacgtaCAAGATGTtcgaacaaaaaagaaaaaactacaagtagtcttctaggtttgATATGTCAAGCTACTGGGTATCGACAAGGCGAGGTAGCTCTGAGGTCgaaggtggagcaaaattaagTGCTAGTAGTGAGATTTGGAGGCTAGACATAGCTCGTACAAAGTCTCTCACCGTCCCGGTATAGGTCCTCATCTCCTCGTCCTGGACCTACATAGTCAAATGAATACAACAGTCTAGgagatgaagaatcatcaaattCAGAACATAGTCAACTAAATTTGGTCCAGTCGCAGACGTGATAGAAACAAGAGGCGCATCAACATCTTTTATGACTTCACTTTGTAATATCGTCGCTTGAGGGACCCTGTAAAATAAGAGAGGCTTTCAAGAATTTAAAAAGCAACGTGATCGAAAATCGCCAACCTTAACAGTATTCAAATGAATCTATACCTGGTGGAGTTCATGTAGGACTTGACCACATTTAGCTCTTCTGTGATTAAATTCACCCCAGGAAATGGGAGAACTTGAGAAAAAGttttgttcataaaattaacaaaaattatcCCAACTGCCCCAGATCTGTAAGCCCCAGGAAATCTAGTGTTCTTCTCACATACAACTATCTTTCCCTTAACTAAATCAGGGTCCAGGCAACCTTCCCAACATATACTAAAATGCAACAAGAAGTCAGTACTATAGTTTCATTTTTATTCCTTTATATTGTATGCAGTAAAAGTGAAACAGGGACAAGAATTACCAAGCTAGCTTTGAGAGCattttgttcttgaagcatcTTTTCCATATATGAGAGGAAAATTTGTTCCATTTAATGTGAACGTGTTCGTAAAGTGCCCCTGTTTGTGATAAGAACATTAAAAAGTATTGAAATGAAAACAATCTGAGCCACAGTATATACAAGTATTCataaaatgtttttattttgttgaaaaaggaagtggatgagACATACGACTAGTTTCTTTCCAATTGCAAGAACAGTGCTGTCAATAATCCGGCGATCTGTGGTACTAGCTGCAACTGTGAATATCCATGGTGCTACACTTGACACAGGACCAACCTTATAACTATTAAATATGGTTCCGGCAGACTGTGAAGTTAGTAtccctttcttcatggcatgAAAGGCACCAATTGCAATCGGGTCAATATAAAAATGAGGCTCAGAACGAAAAAATCCATTAAGTGAAATTGAAATGATGTCAACTTCATCAGCAATTGCATCGTCAAAAGCAGCCATGATACTGTCTGAACTACACCCGAAATCAAGATCACAGACTTTATATGCTGTGATTCTCGCAACAGGTACACCTCCTCTTGTAGTACCATTTGCTAGTCCGTAAAAGCTTACATCCTTTACAGGACTCCTGGCTACAATTGATGCACAGTGAGTTCCATGACCCCAGAAATCCCTTGCAGAGTCTGTTAAGTAATATCGAGCACCAACGATCTTTCTGCAAAACAAACATTTCTTGATGTTGACTAGATGTTGCAAAGTACAAAGGCAAAACCATTACAAAAGTAGtttaattatgaaattttgaaatgaatAAACTCAACCAAAAGTTTTAATTCGTATAATTGATAACTTTATGCATGTAAATATTGAGAGACATACTTGTTGCAGGTGAAATTTTTGCCGCCTTCACAAACACCTTTCCACTTCTTAGGAGGAGGACCAAAACCTTCATCTTTAAAGCTCTCACCTTCAGGCCAAATTCCAGTGTCCATCATACCAACAATGAAATCACTTTCAGTTGTGGCATTTCGACTGACTTTCACACCAACAATGATATCACTCTCAGTTGCAGCATATAAAGCAGATTCAGAACTaacaatcatccaattcaatcaattatcCGCTACACGACCTACATAGTCATATGAATACAACAGCCTAGGAGATGAAGAATCAAGAGCATTCACTAACATGGAAAAACAATATAGAACTTGCTGAGGTCCTGAAATTCCCAGTAGCATTATAACTACCTTTACTATTTGACAACAGTAGGTAACAACCAGTCTAAAATGCCTTTGGTTATGGAAATCTCAACTCGGTTCAAAAGTCATAGGATGTAGTTAACTATGATTTACGGCTACTAAGTCAAGTTCATTAGTTTTGACTTTAAATAATTCTTAGATTCATACAACTCATAACTCAAATGCAGAAAAATGAAACGGTGGTTGGACGGTATCAACCGTATCATTTCATTTAATATagtagcaaagaaaagaaaaggctcGGATGGAAATTGTGGAATTGAAATCATGATGTTGACAAATGAAATTGGGCCAAACGACAAATGGAAAAATGATCGCATGATATTTCAACCAATCATCTATAAACATACATAACACCAGCCATCAATCATCAATCTACAAATGCAATTCAAATTTTAGGAAAACCCTAAATGGTGGCAACAGAACAATCATCAATCTACAAATTCTaatttaaaaaccctaaaatccctaCACCAGAAATTCACATTAATAACAAAACCTTAAATCAAAATTACCTAAATTTTAGAGGGATGACGGCGGGGGGTGTTGTCGAAGAGGAGAGAATCGACGGCGGGGGTGATGGGGTGATGGCCTGGGTTCTCTGGGATGTCGTCGAGAAGGATGATGGATGGTGCCGTTGTGTTGGTCGACGGCGGTGATGGCTGGTGAGCACTACGAGGAGGAGGACGATTGAGAGTTGGAGAGTCGAGGGAAGGGAGTCGAGGGACTAAGAGTCTGAGAGTGATTCTGGTACTCGGGTGGAATTGGCTGAGGAGGATAGTCGGCTGGAGTTAGGAGAAAgatttgggtttggtttgggaaGAGAGACCGagtgagagagatgagagagcgGAAGGCTTTTGGTTTGGAAAATttgggaaatttttttaaaaaaacgcCTATTTTTTACAATTGCCCCGCCAAAATAATGACAAATGCGCAACACAGGTATACATTTCGACGTCGCacaaggtttttttatttatttttttttttttaaatataaattttactGAAAatttacttaataaatatatatacctttgaacttgatggaatacgcattgtacgaaattaatttcaacgatccaaccgttaaaattgtttgtatatattccgagatcacatacgccaaaaattggaaaaaacaaacatccaaatatcaagtaacaggacaaaacctttcgacggttataaacgaaaaatcacgatttaacggttattttaactccaatttgatgactttttacaactacactcattgagcctatatgaatacaacgaaccaattcgattgtcaatttaaaatatttacacaagcggATACCACAAAATGTTACGTTAAACTTAATgatagtataaataaactccaagtgttaggaaatctatcgttttgatgaaatacgcattctacgaaactaatttcaacgatccaaccatcaaacttgtttgtatatattccgagatcgcatacgccaaaaattggaaaaaaacaaacatccaaagatcaagtaacgagacaaaacctttcgacagttataaacgaaaaatcacgatttaacggttattttaactccgattttgatgattttttacaactacactccttgagcctatatgaatacaacgaaCCGATTTGAttctcaatttaaaatatttacataagcgGATACCACAAAGTGTTATGTTAAACTTAATgatagtataaataaactctaagtgttagggaatctatcgttttgatgggatacgcattgtacgaaactaatttcaacgatccaaccgtcaaacttgtttgtatatattccgagatcgcatacgccaaaaattgagaaaaacaaacattcagataccAAGTAACGGAacaaaccttttcgacggttataaacaaaaacgcacgatttaacggtagttttaactccgattttgatgattttttacagctacactccttgaccctatatgaatacaatgaactaattcgatcttcaattttaaaatatttacactagtggataccacaaaatattatgttatacttgatgaaagtataaataaactctaagtgatAGTGAATGTAATGTTTTGATGGGAAATGTAttgtatgaaactagtttcaacaatccaaccgtcaaacgtaTATGTACATGCTTCGAGATTgcgtacgccaaaaatcgcaaaaaacaaacattcagagatcaagtaacgggacaaaacttttagacggttataaatgaaaaagcacgatttaacggtagttttaactccgattttgatgattttttagagctacactccttaatcctatatgaatacaatgaagtaatttgatcgtcaatttaaaacatttacacaagtggataccacaaaagaaaaaggcattacaagaaccccaaaagaaaagcaaaagaaaaaaaaaaccactttgcgcgacgtaggtccACCTGCGTtgcgcaaagctgttttgcgcgacgcatgtgtatatacgtcgcgcaaagtgtttttttttttttttccttttgcttttcttttgcccttttgcttatgagtacaaaataaataaattaaaatgtacttactaaatatatataccattgaacttgatgggaaacgcattatacgaaattagtttcaacgagccaaccgttaaacttgttcgtatatgcttcgagatcacgtACGCCAAAAAGCACGATTCAAACTTGTTcgtatatatatacattcagagatcaagtaacgggacaaaccttttcgacggttataaacgaaaaagcacgatttaacggtagttttaactctgattttgatgattttttagagcgacactccttgaccctatatgaatacaatgaactaattcgatcttcaatttaaaatatttacactagtggataccacaaaatcttatgttatacttgatgaaagtataagtAAACTCTAAGTGATAGTAAAtgcattgttttgatgggaaatgcattgtacgaaactagtttcaacgatccaaccgtcaaacttatttgtacatgcttcgagatcgtgtacaccaaaaatcgcaaaaaacaaacattcagagatcaagtaacgggacaaaacttttcgacggttataaatgaaaaaacacgatttaatggtagttttaactccgattttgatgattttttagagctacactcattaaccctatatgaatacaatgaactaatttgatcgtcaatttaaaacatttacataagtggataccacaaaagaaaaaggcaatgcaagaaccccaaaagaaaagcaaaaggaaaaaaaaaaaaaaacaatttgcgCGACGTAGTCAATGTCGCGCAAATTAGCTTTGTGCGACGgcactttgcacgacgaaggaATGCGTCACGCAAAGCTGATTTGTGCGACGTAAGTgcaccttcgtcgcgcaaaacataCTTTGCGCAACGTTTTATGTTTAGcgtcgcgcaaacatactttgcgcTACGAAATTTCCTACATCGCGCAAATTTCtgtcgcgcaaacatgtttttctACTAGTGATCATAAGACCACTTTGGCTATGTCAATGTCGGTTTGGTCGTTCGTTCACAACTCCATTGCCTTCCCAATCTAGACGAACTGAAAAAGGTTAACAAAATTGGAAAGGACCAATGGTGTAATTTAAGTTGAATTTCAGGACGGGagtaattattatttaagtttAGGCACCAAAATGTAACTCGTGTTGTAGTTATGAGCATTATTCTTCGTTACACCGACCTTGTTCAATCCTATGGTAAGAAAACATAATAAATTTATAGAAAAGAGATTCCTTTAATTTAtagaaaattatatattaatctTTTAAATACGATGAAGTTTAGATTAATGTAGGttacaaaattcaaaattgagtTTAGTCCCTTGGTTTTATTTAATGTTAGCATTGTTATTCCATGtcattttttttggtaatttcatgatttttttttttctaagtctACTCTAattcattataaaatattacagtacacatatttaggtacattaactTATCACAAATAAATTTCGGTATAAATGTTTAGGTACATAAATTCACTATAATACAGTTCAgtacaaacatttaggtacgCTAATTCATTATAacatattttggtacaaatatTTAAATACAAACATTTCGGTATAAACAAgtcaatttaatatattttggtacattcatttttgtacacttatgtatttcatatttttcatgtgTCACTAATGTTTTCTCATTTAAATTTACTTATAATTGGAAGAACTAAAATG is drawn from Malus domestica chromosome 14, GDT2T_hap1 and contains these coding sequences:
- the LOC103431071 gene encoding subtilisin-like protease SBT4.12, whose product is MMDTGIWPEGESFKDEGFGPPPKKWKGVCEGGKNFTCNKKIVGARYYLTDSARDFWGHGTHCASIVARSPVKDVSFYGLANGTTRGGVPVARITAYKVCDLDFGCSSDSIMAAFDDAIADEVDIISISLNGFFRSEPHFYIDPIAIGAFHAMKKGILTSQSAGTIFNSYKVGPVSSVAPWIFTVAASTTDRRIIDSTVLAIGKKLVVCLIHFLFQQNKNIL